The following are encoded in a window of Gloeomargarita sp. SKYB120 genomic DNA:
- a CDS encoding dienelactone hydrolase family protein yields MDITTQWVQVPNQDLRIDSYLARPTETGTYPGIIVIQEIFGVNAHIRDVTERIARLGYIAIAPSIYQRYAPGFEVGYSPADMELGRKYKDMTKADELLSDIQATIDYLKREFGVTRFGTIGFCFGGHVVYLAATLPDVQVTASFYGGGIATMTPGGGPPTITRTKDIKGTIWCFFGTRDPLIPNEQADAIEQELKKHNIDHQVFRYDADHGFFCNERDSYDPQAAADSWEKVQQLFSRLRA; encoded by the coding sequence ATGGACATCACAACCCAATGGGTGCAGGTGCCGAACCAAGACTTGCGGATTGATAGCTATCTGGCCCGACCGACCGAAACCGGCACATACCCAGGCATCATCGTGATTCAGGAAATTTTCGGGGTTAATGCCCACATTCGCGATGTCACCGAACGCATTGCCCGACTGGGATACATCGCCATCGCCCCTAGTATTTATCAACGCTACGCGCCGGGGTTTGAGGTGGGCTATTCGCCGGCGGATATGGAGCTGGGACGTAAATACAAAGACATGACTAAGGCGGATGAATTACTAAGCGACATCCAGGCGACCATTGATTACCTGAAACGGGAATTCGGCGTCACGCGCTTCGGAACGATTGGGTTCTGCTTTGGCGGGCATGTAGTGTACTTGGCGGCGACGTTGCCAGATGTACAGGTGACGGCTTCGTTCTACGGCGGCGGCATTGCCACCATGACACCGGGCGGCGGCCCCCCCACCATCACCCGCACCAAAGACATCAAGGGCACTATCTGGTGTTTCTTTGGCACCCGCGACCCGCTGATTCCCAACGAGCAGGCCGACGCAATTGAACAGGAATTGAAAAAGCACAACATCGACCACCAAGTTTTCCGCTACGACGCTGACCACGGCTTTTTCTGCAACGAGCGAGATAGTTACGACCCCCAAGCGGCAGCCGATAGCTGGGAAAAAGTCCAGCAGTTGTTCAGTCGGTTGCGGGCATGA